In the genome of Magnolia sinica isolate HGM2019 chromosome 2, MsV1, whole genome shotgun sequence, one region contains:
- the LOC131236644 gene encoding ferric reduction oxidase 6-like, which yields MVAGCDIVKWKPLMVILMKWGLKIAMWAVFVSWIAVYFLYPTESLEGFFFKVLIATGKTFFGPIGGVLLIFSGQILIIAILAAIYVAAFPRENPKAKKPKFWRLRLRTFPALVDGPFGIVSAAELIGIIVFGTYIIWALCVYTVQNHRSISRLPLPSKEKSYEMLTQVGLRIGSVGLFCMGFLFLPVARGSVLLRLIDVPVEHAIRYHVWAGHAMMWIFTLHALCFVFLWSLQGRLLHEISRWQCNNIAHLPGALAFVTGLLMWITSLHRVRKQRFELFYYTHQLYAVFIVFFVLHVGDSVFSCACGGILIFLIDRFLRFCQSRRTVQVVSATSLPCGTMELVLPKPSNLQYNALSFIFLQVRELSQLQWHPYSVSSSPLDGKHHLSILIKVLGDWTRRLKDNIENSERPKITASVEGPYGHESMHHLRYENLVLIAGGIGISPFLAILRDIMHRIRKNECCPPKNVLVVWAVKRSEEISLLSMVDAESLCPSFSDKLQLDIQIYITQESEPGLEDGKLCKSLGCSALPITDRSSSMSGLVGTGSNIWSGIYVVSSIIGFLILLGLMEAFYITPSNPKCWWFKGLLFLACMIAGIVLFGGPVIFLWNRWETRFSSCRESMNSNDKNDPTQYCERRMQTDTFQSDLASTTNLHYGCRPNFQVIFSSIAEHWGKVDVGVVACGPPSLQSSVAAECRSRTIWATSNGPIFHFNNHNFEL from the exons ATGGTTGCTGGCTGTGATATTGTCAAGTGGAAACCTTTGATGGTGATTTTGATGAAATGGGGACTGAAAATTGCGATGTGGGCAGTTTTCGTTTCTTGGATTGCTGTGTATTTCCTCTACCCAACTGAATCCTTGGAAGGATTTTTCTTTAAAGTTCTTATAGCTACTGGGAAGACATTTTTCGGACCAATAG GAGGCGTGCTTCTGATTTTCAGTGGCCAGATTCTCATTATTGCAATTCTAGCAGCCATATATGTAGCTGCCTTTCCTAGAGAAAATCCCAA GGCAAAGAAACCGAAATTTTGGAGACTCCGACTTCGGACGTTCCCAGCCCTAGTCGATGGACCCTTTGGCATTGTCTCCGCTGCAGAATTGATAGGGATAATCGTGTTTGGCACATACATTATATGGGCATTGTGTGTTTATACAGTACAAAACCATCGTTCCATATCTCGATTGCCATTGCCTTCAAAAGAAAAGAG TTATGAAATGCTGACACAAGTAGGGCTGCGGATAGGTTCGGTAGGATTGTTTTGTATGGGATTTCTATTTCTGCCAGTAGCAAGGGGATCCGTACTCCTGCGACTCATAGATGTCCCTGTGGAGCACGCTATCAGATACCACGTTTGGGCGGGCCATGCCATGATGTGGATCTTTACGTTGCATGCCCTTTGTTTTGTGTTCCTATGGTCACTCCAAGGACGTCTCTTACATGAG ATATCACGGTGGCAATGTAACAATATCGCTCATCTTCCAGGAGCACTGGCCTTCGTAACGGGTCTGTTGATGTGGATCACATCATTGCATCGAGTGAGGAAACAGCGTTTCGAGCTCTTCTATTacacccaccagctatatgcagTATTCATCGTCTTCTTCGTTCTGCACGTTGGTGATTCTGTCTTCAGTTGTGCTTGTGGAGGGATACTAATCTTCCTTATCGACCGATTCTTAAGGTTTTGCCAGTCGAGAAGAACCGTCCAAGTAGTTTCTGCAACATCCCTTCCATGTGGGACAATGGAATTGGTTCTTCCCAAACCATCAA ATTTGCAGTACAATGCTCTCAGTTTTATCTTCCTTCAAGTGCGGGAATTGTCTCAGTTGCAATGGCATCCCTACAGCGTTTCATCGAGTCCCTTGGATGGGAAACATCACCTTTCGATTCTTATAAAGGTTCTCGGAGATTGGACAAGAAGGCTGAAAGATAATATCGAAAATTCAGAGCGGCCTAAGATAACGGCTTCTGTTGAAGGGCCATATGGGCATGAATCGATGCATCATTTAAG GTATGAAAACCTTGTTTTGATAGCTGGTGGTATTGGGATTTCACCTTTCTTGGCTATCTTGAGAGACATCATGCACCGGATTAGAAAGAACGAATGTTGTCCGCCGAAAAATGTATTGGTTGTTTGGGCTGTGAAGAGATCTGAGGAGATTTCTCTCCTGTCCATGGTTGATGCAGAATCTCTCTGTCCATCTTTCTCTGATAAATTGCAGTTAGATATTCAAATTTATATCACCCAAGAATCAGAACCTGGATTG GAAGATGGCAAGCTTTGCAAGAGTTTGGGCTGTTCTGCATTGCCTATTACCGACAGAAGTAGTAGTATGTCGGGTTTGGTTGGTACAGGCAGTAACATATGGTCTGGAATTTATGTCGTATCATCGATAATTGGCTTCTtaatcttgttgggcttgatggAAGCTTTCTATATAACACCTTCCAATCCAAAATGCTGGTGGTTCAAAGGCCTTCTCTTCCTAGCATGCATGATTGCAGGCATTGTCCTGTTTGGAGGTCCAGTGATCTTCTTATGGAATCGGTGGGAAACAAGATTTTCGAGCTGCAGGGAAAGCATGAACAGCAATGACAAGAATGACCCAACACAGTATTGCGAGCGGAGAATGCAAACGGATACATTTCAATCAGATCTTGCTAGCACAACCAATCTGCACTATGGATGCAGGCCAAACTTTCAAG TGATTTTCAGCTCCATTGCTGAGCATTGGGGAAAAGTCGATGTGGGTGTCGTCGCTTGCGGCCCGCCAAGCCTTCAATCAAGTGTTGCAGCAGAGTGCAGATCACGAACCATATGGGCCACATCTAATGGACCAATCTTCCACTTCAACAACCACAACTTTGAGTTATAG